GCTTTTGATTTATTGGGGAAAGTTGGGATTGCAGATTTGGCTGAACGACAGATTTCGCAGCTTTCGGGGGGAGAATTTCAGCGGATGTTGATTGCCAGAGCGTTGGCGGTTAAACCGAAACTTTTATTGTTGGATGAACCCACCGCCAGCGTCGACGCGGCATCCAGGGATCAAATCTATGCCCTGCTTAAGGAACTGAATCAAGAAATGACAATCATTCTGGTGACTCACGATCTGCTCGCGATATCATCGCATGTGGGGAAATTAGCATGTTTGAATACCCGGCTTGTTTATCATGGCGAACCGGAATTGACTGACGAAGTGGTTAATCATCTGTATGGCTGTCCGGTTGATCTGATTGCCCATGGGGTTCCGCATCGAGTGCTGAAACAACATGGCGAGGGGTGCTAAAATGCTAAGTGCTTTATGGGAATATCAATTTTTACAAAATGCTTTTGTCGCAGGGATTCTCGCCAGTATTGTATGTGGCATGATCGGCGTGATTATCGTTGAAAAAAAACTGGTGATGATGAGTGGCGGAATTGCGCACACCGCTTATGGCGGGGTGGGATTAGGTTATTTATTGGGTTTTGAACCGATTATCGGGGCGTTTGTTTTTTCGGTCTGTGCTGCGTTGGGAATCGGTTATATTAATAATAAAGGCGGCACCAGTTCGGATGTCATTATCGGCTTGTTCTGGTCGATGGGGATGGCTTTGGGGATTCTCTTTATAGCCTTAATGCCGGGTTATCCGCCGGATCTAAGCTCTTATCTTTTTGGTAATATTTTATCGGTAACGCGCGGAGACCTTTATTTGATGATCGCTCTAACGCTGATTGTCGTTTTTGTGGTGGTTGTTTTTTTTAATCATTGGAAGACCTATTTGTTTGATGAAGAATTTGCGGCGATCTTAGGAATCAAGACAAAGTTGTTTGAATATGTGTTGTTAATTCTGGTCGCCATGACGGTAGTTGTTCTGATTCGGGTAGTGGGGATTATTCTGGTTATCGCCTTGTTGACAGCCCCCGCCGCATCGGCCGGATTATTGAGTTTGAATTTTAGGAACCGGATGATTTACGCAATTATTATTGGGATTATTTTTTGTTTGACTGGCATGTGGATTTCCTATGAAATGAACATTGCTTCCGGAGCCGCAATCGTTATTTTGTCAGTCTCATTTTATTTTTGTTTGTATTTGGGACGGCAGGTAAAAGTTAATATTCAAAAACGAAGTTGGAAAAGACAATCTTTGAAAAATGAGGAAATTAAATGAAAAAGCCGGATATTCAAGAAAATTTAAAAAAAAAGGGATTGAAGTCGACTAAGCACCGGATGGCTATTCTCGATATTCTGGTAAAAAAAGATCATCCTATTGCCGCCGAACAAATTTTTTTAGAAATGCAAAAAATGGCGATATCAATTAATCTTTCAACAGTTTATCGTAATCTTGAGGTGTTGGCGGAAAAAAATCTGGTCACTAAATTGGCCTTATCAGGAGATGACCGTTACGTCTATGAGTACAATCGGATGATTCATCGACATTATCTGATTTGTTTAGGGTGTAAAAAAATATTAGCCCTCGAAGATTGCCCAATTAAAGGTTATGAACAGCAAATTGAAAGCGAAACAGATTATCAAATTGTTGGTCATAAGCTGGATCTTTACGGCTATTGTCCGAGTTGTCGAAAAAATAATAGCTGATCTTTGGGCACTGGTTAATGAAAGTAAAAAATATTAACCAGTTTTATTGGACGTAGGTTATAATGCCCAATCATCGAAGTAAATATTAAAAAAAACTTGACTTAGAGTTTACTCCAGATGGTAAAATAATAAAAAGGGATTATTGTACATCCTAAAAATGGAGGACACTAATGAAAACCGTAATTCTAGGGAAAACAAACATTGAAGTTAATAAAAATGGCTTTGGAGCATTACCAATCCAACGCATCGAAAAAAAAGACGCAGTTTATTTATTGCAAAAAGCATTTTACAATGGCATTAATTATTTTGATACCGCTCGTTGGTATTCCGATAGTGAAGAAAAAATGGGAGCGGCCTTTTCATGGATTCGAGATAAAATTATCATCAGCACTAAAACAGCGGCTACGAATGCAGATAGTTTCTGGAACGATTTAGAGATGAGTCTTAAAAATTTGCAGACCGACTATATTGATATCTATCAGTTCCATAATCCTTCATTCTGCCCCAGACCGGGAGATGAATCGGGACTTTATGATGCCATGCTAAAGGCCAAAGAACAAGGCAAAATCCGTTTTATCGGGATTACCAACCACCGCCTTGCCGTTGCCGAAGAAGCGGTCATGTCCAATCTCTATGATACGCTACAGTTTCCGTTCTGTTATCTTGCCACCGCAGCAGATGTTCAACTGGTAAAAGCTTGCAAAGAAAAAGAAATGGGGTTCATTGCCATGAAGGCCTTGTCGGGCGGCTTGATCACCGATGCTAAACCAGCTTATGCTTATCTGAACCAGTTTGATCATGTGGCGCCGATCTGGGGGATTCAAAAAGAAAGCGAACTGGATGAATTTATATCCTTTCAAGAAAAGCCGCCGGTGCTCACCGAGGCGATGCGATTACAAATTGAAAAGGATCGCCAGGAATTATCTGGTAATTTTTGCCGCGGATGCGGTTATTGTATGCCTTGTCCAGCGGAAATTGAAATTAGTATGTGTGCAAGAATGAGCCTAATGTTGCGTCGTGCGCCTCAGGAGATGTTTCTTTCGGAGGAATGGCAGGAAAAAATGAAAAAAATTGAGAATTGTCTTCATTGCAATCAATGCGTTGATAAATGTCCTTATGAATTGAATACGCCGAAGTTACTCGAGAAAAATTATGAGGATTATCAGACGTTTTTATAGATTGCATTAAGCGGTATTTTTATTCGTGCTTTTGTCAAGGCGAATGGTCATCATAAAATAAAAACGATGCCTGTTTTTTGAAGGAAAAGCGAAAATGATAAAGGAATAAAGTAAATTTAGTTGTTGTGATTGATGAAAATAATATGAAACATAAAAAGCGATCGGCTTTAATTGATAAAAATTGCCGATCGCTTTTTTAATGTAAAACAGCGTCTTTGTTCATTAATTTAAAAATTCGGATGGAAAGCTGTAAATCAAAAATGACATCCGAATCAGTCAGATCAATACTGCATAATTCTTCAATTTTTTTCAAACGATAAACGAGGGTGCCTCTTTGGATAAATAATTCATTGGCGGTTTTTAATTGTTTGCTATTATTATCAAGGTAAGAAACGAGCGTGGCCAGCAGAGCGGCGTTTTTTTTTGTATCATATTCAAGTAATTGTTTAATACAGGGGTTAAAATAGTTTTCTACATCACCGAGATTGATAAATGCATAAAGCATACTGTTGACCCGATGTTCTTTAAAGGTGAAAAAATTTTCATTAAGCCCCAGATAATTTCCCATATCAATAGCAATGAGCGATTGCCGATAAAGTCTGGCGATCTCGGAGATGCTGTTTTCGCAATTGCTGATGCCGGCAGAAAGATGATTTTTATCAAGAAACTTTTTCATTAGATTGCTTTCCTGAGCAGGGATACTTTCCAGATGGTCATGGTTAATCAGGACAACAATATTGTCATCAAAAATTACTGCGCAGGCATGTGAAATAAATTTGACAACGGAGTCGCAGATTTTTTTGAGCTGGGTTGTATTCAGGAAGGTATGTTGAGATCGTAGGGTCAGGATATAAAAATTATTTTTGGGAAGCCAGTTGACGTTGCGTATACGAGCAGATAATTCGGCATCATTTTTAAACCGTCCTGCCAGAATGTCGATGATGATCATTTCCAGGCGATTGTCAGTCAGATGGTTATGATAATTATGCGTTTTATAATATAAAGCCAGTAACTCTCCGAAATAGCAAAGACAGGAAAAATCACCATCGCTGATGGAATGATTTTTTTGCATCAGACTAATGATTGCCACACGATTGCCATTTATGATTACATTTTTGGCTGATGCCAGGCTGTCACCATGCATGGGATGATTATAGGCGCAGTCATTTTCATTTAATAATGACAAGGCCCGTTTCAGAACCAATGATGAATGCGCATCCAAATCGGCATAGCCTTTTTCAACGGTTAGCCGCCAGACTTCATCATCCATGGCGTCTTCTTTGGTGAATGCAAGTACTTTCATGGAATTGTCTAAAATCATAATCGGATTGGTAAGCAGTGAATGGGCACACGCGACTATTTGATGAATGTCGCCATTATTCATCACCAGTGATAAAAGTTCATCGCCCCATTTAAAATAATTACGCATGACATCTCGGCACATTTCAAACAATTGCGATAACGAGGTAGCTGAGTGAATAATCAGGGCGCATGGTGGCAGAGTCTCTTTTGCGACGGTTTCACTACGGGTTGCCAAAATCAATCGTTCAGAAGGGATATTAACATAAGCCGCTTGATTAAAATCGCTCCAATCAATAAAAACATAACTGACATCTGTCGGAATTTTGCTTTTTTTTGAAAAACAGACATCGTCAACATAAATATGTTTATTATAGGCTGCGCCTTTTTGACACAAAACACAGGATTTTAAGCCGTCGTACAACATTGCCATGATTACTCTCATTTGTTATTTCCTTATCATATTAAAGTATATATACAGAACATACATAATGTATAAAAAATTTGAAAAAAATATGAATTATTCATCTGTTATAAATATATCATAATACAAAATGTATAAAAAGAGAAGAAAAATTGAGAAATATGTAGAATGTAATCGGATTCAGCTACTGCTATAATGATAATAATTGAAAGGCCTTTAAAAAGTGATTCCAGTTAAAAATCAGAATGATTTAACGGCTGGATGATCTCGGAAAGTAAAATTTTTAGGCGAAAAATAGGAGGAACAAACATGGGTCGATTAGAAAATAAGATTGCGGTAGTAACTGGAGCGACATCCGGTATTGGCGAAGCGGTAGCTTTAATGTATGTAAAGGAAGGTGCAAAGGTTGTTCTGGTTGGACGAAATGAGTCGAAGGGAGCTGCATTGGTCAGTAAAATTTCGGAATCAGGGGGCGAAGGTCTTTTTGTAAAATGTGATTTGCGTAATTATGATGAGATTCAAAAACTAAAAGCAGCAGTTGACGCAAAATACGATCACGTTGATATTTTGTTTAATTCAGCCGGAGTATTGGTGCATAAACCATTCCTTGAACAAAATAAAGAAGATTTCGATTTGATCTTGGAAACAAATTATCGGGCTTATGTCTGGATGATGCAGACTTTTATTCCCGGTATGGTGGAAGCTGGAAAAGGAAGTATTATTAATGTAGCCTCGATTTCAGCCATTTGGCCTGAATTAAATTCTTATTTCTATGGTGCAATGAAAGCCGCTGTAGCAAATATTTCGCGTAATGTTGCAAAAGAATTTGCCCGAAAAGGTATTCGCGTCAATTGTATTTTACCGGGGCCGATTAATACCGGGATGACGCCTGATTTTATTAAGAACGATAAAGAAGCGCAACAAGGTATGATTGATACCGTCTGTATGTTAGGACGTTTGGGCGAACCAGATGATATTGCATATCCCGCCGTTTATTTGGGTTCAGACGAATCCTCATTTGTAACCGGAACTAATATTACCGTTGATGGTGGTGTTTGTATCAGCAACTAATTTTAAATTTCGATACGGATTCAATGAATTAGAAATGCTAAACAGAGCTATAAAAAGGGTAATTTAAATAGTGCAAAGGTGGAAAAGATGAGTAATTCTGATGAAAACAAAAAAGAAATACCAAGTGGAGAATATGGCAGACATATAATTCAGTATCCAGTCGAAATATCGTTTTGTGCCGGTTGCTCTTCTTGTGAAATAGTGTGCGGTCTTGTGCATGAAGGCGTGTCAAGTCCTTCCGTCAATCGAATTTTTCTGGAGCGTGGGGAAAAACAATCTTTAATGCATACCATTTTAACATGTCAACATTGTACAGATCACCCATGTTATGAAAAATGTCCGAAAAGAGATGAAGCGATGTGCATTGATGAAAATGGCATTGTTTATATTAACGAAGAAAAATGTATTGGTTGCGGACTTTGTGCAAAAGCATGTAAATTTGAGCCAAGCCGGATTAACTTTGTAAAAAAAGCAGACAAAACAAAAAGAAAAGCACATAAATGTGATTTATGCCGTACACGGGAAAATGGACCTGCCTGCATTGAATTTTGTCAGGTGAAATGTATCGGGTTGAGCGATCAGCCGATCCCCAATCAACTGACAGAATCAATTTAATAAGGAGGCGAAAAATGGATAAATTATACGGATACGTGGGAAAAATTGCCCGCATTAATCTGACCGATAGCACGGTTGAAGAAATTAACACTTCGGATTATGTGCCCAAATATATTGGCGGACGAAGTGTATGCAATAAGATTTTCTGGGACGAGGTTGGGCCTGGGGTTGAAGCTTTTGATCCGGAAAATAAGATCATTTATATGACGGGACCGACGACTGCTACCGGGATTCCAACTGGGGGACGAAGTGTCATGACAGGGATATCACCGAATAGTTTTCCGGAACAGTATTCCTGGAGTGGCATTGGTGGATGGTTTGGGGCCGAAGTTAAATTTGCAGGTTATGATGGTTTGATCATTGAAGGTAAAGCCGAAGAACCGACTTATTTATATATTGAGGATGGTCAGATTCAATTTTTATCAGCCAAAAATCTTTGGGGAAAACTAGTCCATGATTCTCAAAATAAATTAGCCGAAATTCATGGCAAGAGTGTAAATAGCATCGTGATTGGCCCTGCCGGTGAAAACTTAATGCGTAATGCCAGCATCACCACAAGTAACGACAATGTTGCTGCAAAAAGCGGATTTGGCGCTGTTTTTGGCTCGAAAAATCTTAAAGCCATTACTGTTAAAGGTTCCGGCGAGGTCATCCCGGCTAGTGTTGAAAAAGTGCTGGAATTGCGCAATAAAATGGCAGCACCCTTAATGAAACCGCTGCCGGTTAAACACGAACCGGGACACAGTATTGGTCCGGCAAATTTTGCCGAGGCGAAAGGCGGATTTAATAAGGCTTATGTCGCCTGCAGTCATGGTTGTAATCAGCATTGTAATATGCTGATGTTGGACATGAAGTCGGCGTTTAAAGAAGAAAAAGTTAATCATGTTGAAAAATGTGTTAGCGTTTTTGCCTTTGGTTTTGAGGAAGATGTTCCATACGGCGGACCGGGTGATACTTTTGCCACCAAACTGAACCATACTCTTGCCTGCAAGATGATTCCCCGGGAAGTTGGTCCTCCTGACGAATCGGACCCACATTTTAAAGAAATGTTTAA
This is a stretch of genomic DNA from Acetobacterium woodii DSM 1030. It encodes these proteins:
- a CDS encoding metal ABC transporter ATP-binding protein: MRKKVVAVDHLSVYYGETPAIEGVSLDVYEGEYWGIIGPNGGGKTTLLKSLLGIISPAEGSVKIYGESIAKNRTLLGYVPQVASLNKAFPMTVLEVVLSGRIQPQLQPFFRYSKADKKMAFDLLGKVGIADLAERQISQLSGGEFQRMLIARALAVKPKLLLLDEPTASVDAASRDQIYALLKELNQEMTIILVTHDLLAISSHVGKLACLNTRLVYHGEPELTDEVVNHLYGCPVDLIAHGVPHRVLKQHGEGC
- a CDS encoding metal ABC transporter permease, coding for MLSALWEYQFLQNAFVAGILASIVCGMIGVIIVEKKLVMMSGGIAHTAYGGVGLGYLLGFEPIIGAFVFSVCAALGIGYINNKGGTSSDVIIGLFWSMGMALGILFIALMPGYPPDLSSYLFGNILSVTRGDLYLMIALTLIVVFVVVVFFNHWKTYLFDEEFAAILGIKTKLFEYVLLILVAMTVVVLIRVVGIILVIALLTAPAASAGLLSLNFRNRMIYAIIIGIIFCLTGMWISYEMNIASGAAIVILSVSFYFCLYLGRQVKVNIQKRSWKRQSLKNEEIK
- a CDS encoding Fur family transcriptional regulator; translated protein: MKKPDIQENLKKKGLKSTKHRMAILDILVKKDHPIAAEQIFLEMQKMAISINLSTVYRNLEVLAEKNLVTKLALSGDDRYVYEYNRMIHRHYLICLGCKKILALEDCPIKGYEQQIESETDYQIVGHKLDLYGYCPSCRKNNS
- a CDS encoding aldo/keto reductase translates to MKTVILGKTNIEVNKNGFGALPIQRIEKKDAVYLLQKAFYNGINYFDTARWYSDSEEKMGAAFSWIRDKIIISTKTAATNADSFWNDLEMSLKNLQTDYIDIYQFHNPSFCPRPGDESGLYDAMLKAKEQGKIRFIGITNHRLAVAEEAVMSNLYDTLQFPFCYLATAADVQLVKACKEKEMGFIAMKALSGGLITDAKPAYAYLNQFDHVAPIWGIQKESELDEFISFQEKPPVLTEAMRLQIEKDRQELSGNFCRGCGYCMPCPAEIEISMCARMSLMLRRAPQEMFLSEEWQEKMKKIENCLHCNQCVDKCPYELNTPKLLEKNYEDYQTFL
- a CDS encoding PucR family transcriptional regulator — translated: MRVIMAMLYDGLKSCVLCQKGAAYNKHIYVDDVCFSKKSKIPTDVSYVFIDWSDFNQAAYVNIPSERLILATRSETVAKETLPPCALIIHSATSLSQLFEMCRDVMRNYFKWGDELLSLVMNNGDIHQIVACAHSLLTNPIMILDNSMKVLAFTKEDAMDDEVWRLTVEKGYADLDAHSSLVLKRALSLLNENDCAYNHPMHGDSLASAKNVIINGNRVAIISLMQKNHSISDGDFSCLCYFGELLALYYKTHNYHNHLTDNRLEMIIIDILAGRFKNDAELSARIRNVNWLPKNNFYILTLRSQHTFLNTTQLKKICDSVVKFISHACAVIFDDNIVVLINHDHLESIPAQESNLMKKFLDKNHLSAGISNCENSISEIARLYRQSLIAIDMGNYLGLNENFFTFKEHRVNSMLYAFINLGDVENYFNPCIKQLLEYDTKKNAALLATLVSYLDNNSKQLKTANELFIQRGTLVYRLKKIEELCSIDLTDSDVIFDLQLSIRIFKLMNKDAVLH
- a CDS encoding SDR family NAD(P)-dependent oxidoreductase, whose amino-acid sequence is MGRLENKIAVVTGATSGIGEAVALMYVKEGAKVVLVGRNESKGAALVSKISESGGEGLFVKCDLRNYDEIQKLKAAVDAKYDHVDILFNSAGVLVHKPFLEQNKEDFDLILETNYRAYVWMMQTFIPGMVEAGKGSIINVASISAIWPELNSYFYGAMKAAVANISRNVAKEFARKGIRVNCILPGPINTGMTPDFIKNDKEAQQGMIDTVCMLGRLGEPDDIAYPAVYLGSDESSFVTGTNITVDGGVCISN
- a CDS encoding 4Fe-4S dicluster domain-containing protein, which codes for MSNSDENKKEIPSGEYGRHIIQYPVEISFCAGCSSCEIVCGLVHEGVSSPSVNRIFLERGEKQSLMHTILTCQHCTDHPCYEKCPKRDEAMCIDENGIVYINEEKCIGCGLCAKACKFEPSRINFVKKADKTKRKAHKCDLCRTRENGPACIEFCQVKCIGLSDQPIPNQLTESI
- a CDS encoding aldehyde ferredoxin oxidoreductase N-terminal domain-containing protein: MDKLYGYVGKIARINLTDSTVEEINTSDYVPKYIGGRSVCNKIFWDEVGPGVEAFDPENKIIYMTGPTTATGIPTGGRSVMTGISPNSFPEQYSWSGIGGWFGAEVKFAGYDGLIIEGKAEEPTYLYIEDGQIQFLSAKNLWGKLVHDSQNKLAEIHGKSVNSIVIGPAGENLMRNASITTSNDNVAAKSGFGAVFGSKNLKAITVKGSGEVIPASVEKVLELRNKMAAPLMKPLPVKHEPGHSIGPANFAEAKGGFNKAYVACSHGCNQHCNMLMLDMKSAFKEEKVNHVEKCVSVFAFGFEEDVPYGGPGDTFATKLNHTLACKMIPREVGPPDESDPHFKEMFNFQRGDKLDFWKPDFDKGSVINDLCNEYGVDKWDVIIWLLTWLAMGKKEGVFDDIDFGMEIDVESEEFVKYMMDMIVYRKGYYGDLLAEGMARAIRTLGKEKFGDTIYQGRFSQMMPGTRLDLPISLESAWGHCVHWQGRGFEASMEKPAWVATNLHQMNSTRDTQTIAHHHDYFENYLELKDDPCRSPLTARAVIMGENKAEIKDSVTCCDWQSPDLFWTDMEAQMFEAATGFKMTEKELDEAAERSKLLFRAIIIRNYGRDRKMEVDAIFPIMQYPDPWGKTVTWDEWNDLVDIYYQERGWDKTTGWPTREVYTKYGLSFVADELEKIGKLPNLS